The genomic segment TTGATGAATCAGGAACAATCACGGGAATTGAAGCATTAATCCTTGGCTTGGCGTTATCAATGGATGCATTTGGAGCCGGCATTAGTGCCGCTTTGCTTGGCTATTCTCCTTTATTTTTGGCCATTTCAATCGCTTGCATGAGCTCAATTTTTGTTCTAAGCGGCATGAAATGTGGCCTCATATTATCAAAAATCAAATGGATGGAACGGTTTTCTCTCATACCGGGCGTTCTTTTAATCGTTCTAGGCATTTTCAAATTTTAGCCGTACAGGAAGTACGGTCTACATAATAAATAAAAACGTAATGGAGGGGATACTATGATTATTGGGTTAACTGGGGGGATTGCAAGCGGAAAAAGCACGGTTGCAGGCATGTTCGAAGAACTGGGCATTCCTGTAGTCGACGCAGATATGATTGCAAGAAAAGTCGTTGAACCAGGTGAAGAAGCATACCGTCAAATTATTGCTCATTTTGGTAAATCAGTTCTTTTTCCAGATGGCACTCTGAATCGCAAAAAACTTGGTTCCATTGTTTTTAAAAATGAAAAAGAAAGGCTTGCCTTAAATAATATCATTCACCCTGCCGTTCGTGAAAAAATGGATGAAGAGAAGAATGATTATCTTGCGAAAGGCCATCAAACCGTCGTGCTCGATATTCCGCTTCTTTTTGAAGGCAGGGACAAGAAGTCATTTGATAAAATTCTTCTCGTTGCTGTTTCGGAAGATGTACAGTTCAAACGTCTCGTGGAAAGGGATCAAA from the Pueribacillus theae genome contains:
- the coaE gene encoding dephospho-CoA kinase (Dephospho-CoA kinase (CoaE) performs the final step in coenzyme A biosynthesis.), yielding MIIGLTGGIASGKSTVAGMFEELGIPVVDADMIARKVVEPGEEAYRQIIAHFGKSVLFPDGTLNRKKLGSIVFKNEKERLALNNIIHPAVREKMDEEKNDYLAKGHQTVVLDIPLLFEGRDKKSFDKILLVAVSEDVQFKRLVERDQMGEEDAANRIQSQMPIKDKIPLSDAVIYNDGTIEETKEQLLTILEKWGVN